The following DNA comes from Geobacter sp..
CCCGAGTTCGAGGCGTGCGCCACCACCGGCGAAGGGGTCTTCGAAACCCTGAAGGCAGTGGCCAAGCTGATTCTGATCGATCTGAAAAAAGGGAGATAGGCGCTCTCTGGTCAGCCCAGACTGAGACGGCCCGTGCAGAAGCTTCTGCACGGGCCGTTTTGCGTTTTTCGGGCAAGGGAGAGGTCAGTGGTCCCGATATCCCGCAACCACCAGGATGCAGCTTCCATCGGCAATGACATTGATGCCGCCTTCCCGGCATCGCTGGACTGCCTTGGGGCTCTCCGCTCCCGGTTGCATCCAGATGGCCGTGATCCCCCTGGCGATGGCCTCTTCCACCACCCGTTCCGTCACCTGTGGCGGGGTGATAACCGAAATGCTCTTCACCTCGTCCGGCAGATCCGCGACACCTGCAACACAGGCAATTCCCTCGATTTCCGTTTCGCGTGGGTTTACCGGTACGGCCTTTCGCCCGCTTTGCTGGTAGCAGCGCAGCACCTTGTTGCCGTACTTGTGGCGGTCTGAAGAGGCGCCGACCACGCCGAAGGCCGCTGAGCGGAAAAAAGCGTCGATTTGATCTTGCGTTACCATCGTTGTTCCTCCTTACTTCAATTGGTCGGCACAAAAATCGGTGTCATGCCTCGGTATCGATCATTGGCCTGGTGGGGAGCGCCTGGAAAAAGATGGTGCCGAGCATGATGTCCGAGATCGCACCGGCCAGGATGCCCAGGGGGATCAGGACTATGGAGGCCAGACAGAAACCTGCGGCCATGTTCAGGTAG
Coding sequences within:
- a CDS encoding CoA-binding protein encodes the protein MVTQDQIDAFFRSAAFGVVGASSDRHKYGNKVLRCYQQSGRKAVPVNPRETEIEGIACVAGVADLPDEVKSISVITPPQVTERVVEEAIARGITAIWMQPGAESPKAVQRCREGGINVIADGSCILVVAGYRDH